The following coding sequences are from one Lycium ferocissimum isolate CSIRO_LF1 chromosome 3, AGI_CSIRO_Lferr_CH_V1, whole genome shotgun sequence window:
- the LOC132048973 gene encoding uncharacterized protein LOC132048973 gives MFKRRTVNQKPSVNYLMLGMFKDGEEISCKFNNIVPTISEVEKLGARAYRLDGRAPPSQTHQEEENEYAILPQHLPVLPLPRKLKRTMLQNLHRTRSPEDVDGGIAWSKPPTTIPKKPTVGQSSKKSASVVDKPVQSKEKEKAAPSVHRVPVDDVSTSTSVDLTSLRHELNQFKQEVVFCELKDLRKTIDKNFKKVLEHVKGNQNSEKDDDSETQVPLHDGNLHQQVMITWTMVTILTWRRYGRRVLPSDIQVGIGNDSGDTLKASTEEIAEGGDHSGEQKTSVERPVDPTEEKGIAPDIQFDIGNESGDTMEASTEEIAEGGDLSGEPKTSVERAGKHTMEEKKCSDDSNNSEMIAQVLANIAKSEMTNEQVQAEKPEENTSSTVLEEPQAAVSNAQPLSQWLLPDEYLPSQTPGKEIMLHPSVTRATRPSKYKSSPFVTDFGSSSGKNHVHGFEKKYPFHIDPITSPLDVQMVNEYRTWLRNGLACEAR, from the exons ATGTTTAAGCGGAGAACGGTGAACCAAAAGCCATCAGTTAACTACTTGATGTTGGGCATGTTTAAGGACGGTGAG GAGATTagttgtaaattcaacaacattgTTCCGACCATATCAGAGGTTGAGAAGCTTGGTGCGCGTGCATACCGGCTTGACGGACGTGCACCACCATCCCAAACACACCAAGAGGAGGAAAATGAATATGCGATTTTACCACAACACCTCCCCGTATTGCCGCTGCCAAGAAAACTCAAAAGAACGATGCTTCAAAATCTCCACCGCACAAGAAGCCCGGAAGATGTTGACGGCGGCATTGCTTGGTCGAAGCCACCAACCACAATCCCAAAAAAACCTACAGTTGGTCAATCATCTAAAAAATCTGCTTCGGTGGTAGATAAGCCAGTTCaatcaaaggaaaaagaaaaagcggCTCCAAGTGTCCACCGCGTTCCTGTTGACGATGTATCAACCAGCACATCAGTTGACCTCACAAGTTTGAGGCACGAACTTAATCAATTTAAGCAGGAA GTTGTTTTTTGCGAGCTCAAGGATCTTCGCAAAACTAttgataaaaatttcaaaaaagttttGGAACATGTCAAAGGGAATCAAAACtcagaaaag gatgATGACAGTGAAACTCAAGTCCCTTTACATGATGGCAACTTACATCAACAAGTGATGATTACATGGACCATGGTGACGATACTCACATGGAGGCGATACGG GAGAAGGGTCTTGCCTTCGGATATTCAAGTCGGTATTGGCAATGATAGCGGCGATACGCTGAAAGCTTCAACCGAAGAGATTGCGGAAGGAGGTGATCATTCAGGAGAACAGAAGACTTCGGTTGAACGTCCAGTGGATCCAACAGAG gaaaagggCATTGCACCGGATATTCAATTTGATATTGGCAATGAGAGCGGCGATACGATGGAAGCTTCAACCGAAGAGATTGCAGAAGGAGGTGATCTTTCAGGAGAACCGAAGACTTCGGTTGAACGTGCGGGGAAACATACTATGGAAGAGAAAAAATGTTCTGATGATTCAAATAATTCTGAG atGATCGCACAGGTGCTAGCAAATATAGCAAAATCAGAAATGACTAACGAACAAGTTCAAGCAGAAAAACCCGAGGAAAACACCAGCTCAACTGTCTTAGAGGAACCCCAGGCAGCAGTTTCTAACGCGCAGCCGTTGTCTCAGTGGTTGTTGCCTGATGAGTATTTACCAAGCCAAACCCCAGGGAAAGAAATCATGTTACATCCATCAGTCACACGAGCTACACGCCCCAGTAAATACAAGTCTTCACCGTTTGTGACagattttg GTAGTAGTTCGGGAAAGAATCATGTACAtgggtttgaaaaaaaatatccaTTCCACATAGATCCCATTACTAGTCCACTTGATGTACAGATGGTGAATGAATATCGTACTTGGCTTCGAAACGGTCTCGCTTGTGAGGCACGATAG